The Rhodobacter sp. CZR27 genome includes a window with the following:
- the ruvC gene encoding crossover junction endodeoxyribonuclease RuvC, giving the protein MRVLGIDPGLRNMGWGVIDVEGARLLHVANGICHSDSGELAQRLLSLHGQLTEVIARFRPETAAVEHTFVNKDGVATLKLGQARGIALLVPAQAGLSVGEYAPNAVKKTVVGVGHAAKVQIEHMVKLHLPGVSLAGPDAADALAVAICHAHHVQSSGRLEAALARAAR; this is encoded by the coding sequence ATGAGGGTTCTGGGCATCGACCCGGGTCTGCGCAACATGGGTTGGGGGGTGATCGACGTCGAGGGGGCGCGTCTCCTCCACGTTGCCAATGGAATCTGCCATTCCGATTCGGGCGAACTGGCCCAGCGGCTGTTGTCGCTGCACGGGCAGCTGACCGAGGTGATTGCCCGGTTCCGCCCCGAGACCGCAGCGGTCGAGCATACCTTCGTCAACAAGGACGGGGTGGCGACGCTGAAGCTGGGGCAGGCGCGCGGCATCGCGCTGCTGGTGCCGGCGCAGGCGGGGCTGTCGGTCGGGGAATACGCGCCGAATGCGGTCAAGAAGACCGTGGTGGGCGTGGGCCACGCCGCCAAGGTTCAGATCGAGCACATGGTGAAGCTGCACCTGCCCGGCGTCAGCCTCGCCGGACCCGACGCCGCGGACGCGCTGGCGGTGGCGATCTGCCATGCCCATCACGTCCAGTCCTCGGGGCGGCTCGAGGCGGCGCTGGCGAGGGCCGCGCGATGA
- the ruvA gene encoding Holliday junction branch migration protein RuvA, producing the protein MIGKISGILDYRASDHVLIDVRGVGYIVHVSDRTLASLPGPGEAVALYTELLVREDLLQLFGFPTLVEKEWHRLLMTVQGVGAKAAMAILGTLGAEGVARSIAMGDARSIQAAPGIGPKIAQRVVLELKSKAPALMAMGGGPVAVPVPDGEAAGPSRRKAAPRAAEPAPRASFSADALSALTNLGYQPSDAAQAVAQAATEAPEADTASLIRLSLKLLAPKT; encoded by the coding sequence ATGATCGGCAAGATCTCGGGCATCCTCGACTACCGCGCTTCGGACCACGTGCTGATCGACGTGCGCGGCGTGGGCTACATCGTCCATGTCTCCGACCGGACGCTGGCCTCGCTGCCCGGCCCGGGCGAGGCGGTCGCGCTCTATACCGAGCTTCTGGTGCGCGAGGACCTGCTGCAGCTTTTCGGCTTTCCCACGCTGGTCGAGAAGGAATGGCACCGGCTGCTGATGACGGTGCAGGGGGTGGGGGCGAAGGCGGCGATGGCGATTCTCGGCACGCTCGGGGCCGAGGGCGTGGCGCGGTCGATCGCGATGGGCGATGCCCGCTCGATCCAGGCGGCGCCGGGGATAGGGCCGAAGATCGCGCAGCGCGTGGTGCTGGAGCTGAAGTCGAAGGCGCCGGCGCTGATGGCGATGGGCGGCGGTCCCGTGGCTGTGCCGGTACCCGACGGCGAAGCGGCCGGCCCGTCCCGGCGCAAGGCGGCGCCCCGGGCGGCGGAGCCCGCACCGCGGGCGTCCTTCTCGGCCGATGCGCTTTCGGCGCTGACCAACCTCGGCTACCAGCCGTCGGATGCGGCGCAGGCGGTGGCGCAGGCGGCGACCGAGGCGCCCGAGGCGGATACCGCTAGCCTGATCCGGCTCTCGCTGAAGCTGCTCGCCCCGAAGACCTGA
- the htpX gene encoding zinc metalloprotease HtpX codes for MGYVRTGILMAVMTALFLGVGALIGGQDGAVIALVVAAGMNLFTYWNSDKAVLSMHGAREVDARSAPDLHAMVRGLAEGAGMPMPKLYLIDTDQPNAFATGRNPQNAAVAVTRGLLRNLTPEEVAGVVAHELAHIRNRDTLLMTVTATFAGAISMLANFAFFFGGSSNEEGERPMGIVGTLALMILAPLAAGLVQMAISRSREYEADRIGAEICGRPMWLASALGKIEGLAQRIDNVRAERNPASAHMFIINPLHVLGHDRLFATHPNTANRIAALRAMAGEVRQAPAGFAPRRGPWS; via the coding sequence ATGGGTTACGTGCGGACAGGCATCCTGATGGCGGTGATGACGGCGCTGTTCCTTGGCGTCGGCGCGCTGATCGGCGGACAGGACGGCGCGGTGATCGCGCTGGTCGTGGCGGCCGGGATGAACCTCTTCACCTACTGGAACTCGGACAAGGCGGTGCTCTCGATGCACGGCGCACGCGAGGTCGATGCGCGTTCGGCCCCCGATCTGCACGCGATGGTGCGGGGTCTGGCCGAGGGCGCGGGGATGCCGATGCCGAAGCTCTACCTGATCGATACCGACCAGCCCAATGCCTTCGCCACCGGCCGCAACCCGCAGAACGCCGCCGTGGCGGTGACGCGCGGCCTGCTGCGCAACCTCACGCCCGAGGAGGTTGCGGGCGTGGTGGCGCATGAGCTTGCCCATATCCGGAACCGCGACACGCTGCTGATGACGGTGACAGCGACCTTCGCCGGCGCGATCTCGATGCTGGCGAACTTCGCCTTCTTCTTCGGCGGCTCCTCGAACGAAGAGGGCGAGCGGCCGATGGGCATCGTCGGCACGCTCGCGCTGATGATCCTTGCGCCGCTGGCGGCGGGTCTCGTGCAGATGGCCATCTCGCGCTCGCGCGAATACGAGGCCGACCGGATCGGCGCCGAGATCTGCGGGCGTCCGATGTGGCTTGCCTCGGCGCTGGGCAAGATCGAGGGGCTGGCGCAGCGCATCGACAACGTCCGGGCCGAGCGCAACCCGGCGAGCGCGCACATGTTCATCATCAACCCGCTGCACGTGCTGGGCCACGACCGGCTGTTCGCGACCCATCCGAACACCGCGAACCGCATCGCCGCCCTGCGCGCGATGGCGGGCGAGGTGCGGCAGGCTCCCGCCGGTTTCGCGCCGCGCCGCGGCCCCTGGAGCTGA
- the ruvB gene encoding Holliday junction branch migration DNA helicase RuvB encodes MTSSDPTLRPERLPEDMDRALRPQTLEDFVGQAEARANLRVFIESARMRGEAMDHTLFHGPPGLGKTTLAQIMSRELGVGFRMTSGPVLAKPGDLAAILTNLEPRDVLFIDEIHRLSPVVEEVLYPALEDFALDLVIGEGPAARTVRIELQPFTLVGATTRLGLLTTPLRDRFGIPTRLQFYTEAELDLIVTRGARMMGIESDPEGTREIAKRARGTPRIAGRLLRRVVDFALVEGNGRLTQAIADRALTRLGVDHLGLDGGDRRYLGLIAENYGGGPVGIETIAAALSEARDAVEEVIEPYLLQQGLIQRTPRGRMLAQKAWRHLGLDAPKGPGQGDLFG; translated from the coding sequence ATGACATCCTCCGATCCGACCCTGCGCCCCGAGCGTCTGCCCGAAGACATGGACCGCGCGCTGCGGCCGCAGACGCTCGAGGATTTCGTAGGGCAGGCCGAGGCGCGGGCGAACCTGCGCGTCTTCATCGAAAGCGCCCGGATGCGCGGCGAGGCGATGGACCACACTCTGTTCCATGGGCCGCCCGGCTTGGGCAAGACGACGCTCGCGCAGATCATGTCGCGCGAGCTGGGAGTGGGGTTCCGCATGACCTCGGGCCCCGTACTCGCGAAACCGGGGGATCTCGCGGCGATCCTGACCAACCTCGAGCCGCGCGACGTGCTGTTCATCGACGAGATCCACCGCCTGTCGCCGGTGGTCGAGGAGGTGCTCTATCCCGCGCTCGAGGATTTTGCGCTCGATCTGGTGATCGGCGAGGGACCGGCGGCGCGCACTGTGCGGATCGAGTTGCAGCCCTTCACGCTGGTCGGCGCCACGACGCGGCTGGGCCTTCTGACCACGCCGCTGCGCGACCGTTTCGGCATCCCGACGCGGCTCCAGTTCTACACCGAGGCCGAGCTTGACCTGATCGTGACGCGGGGCGCGCGGATGATGGGGATCGAGAGCGACCCCGAGGGCACGCGCGAGATCGCGAAGCGCGCGCGCGGCACCCCGCGGATCGCCGGAAGGCTCCTGCGCCGGGTGGTCGATTTCGCGCTGGTCGAGGGCAACGGGCGGCTGACGCAGGCCATCGCCGACCGGGCGCTGACGCGGCTCGGCGTGGATCATCTGGGCCTCGACGGCGGGGACCGGCGCTATCTGGGCCTCATCGCCGAGAACTACGGCGGCGGCCCGGTGGGGATCGAGACCATCGCCGCGGCACTGTCGGAGGCCCGCGACGCGGTCGAGGAGGTGATCGAGCCCTACCTGCTGCAGCAGGGCCTGATCCAGCGCACCCCGCGCGGGCGGATGCTGGCGCAGAAGGCGTGGCGGCATCTGGGGCTGGATGCGCCGAAGGGGCCGGGGCAGGGCGACCTGTTCGGCTGA